From the genome of Amycolatopsis camponoti:
ATCGAGCTGCGGGACGACGAACTGGCGCTGCGGGCCCGCCAAGCCGCCGCCGACGCGCGGCTGGCACCGTGGGAGCTGTCGATGGTGCACGGCGCGGTGGCGGTGACGGCCGGGGACCTGCCCACGGCGATCGAGTACGTCGAGGACTACGGCCGTCAGGTGAGCCGGGCCGGGCGGACGAACGTGGCGTGGTACCCGTGGCGCCTGCTGGCCGCGACCCTGCACAGCCGCGCCGGCCGGCGCGGGCCCGCCGCGGAGCTGGTCGAGCGGGAGTACGAGCACGCGCAGCGCTGGGGCGCCCCGGCGGCGCTCGGCCGGGCGTTGCGGGCCCGGGCGGCACTGGCGGCCGGGCCACCGGGGATCCGGCTGCTGCACGAGTCGGTGGCGGCCCTGGCGACGTCGGGGGACCGGCTGGAGCTGGCCAAGTCGCTGATCGCCCTGGGCAGGCGCCCCGGCGTCCCCGACGCGGACGACCACCTCCGCCGCGGCCGCCGGCTGCGCTTGCTGTGCGACCTCCCCGACCCGGCGCCGGGCGAGAACCCGCCCGGCCGCGCGTTCGCGAGCGACCCGGCGTTGACGACGACCGAGCAGCGCATCGTGGAGCGCGTGGCCCGCGGCGGCCGGAACCGCGACATCGCGGCCGAGCTGGGGGTGACGACGCGAGCGGTGGAGAAGCACTTGACGAGCGCGTACCGGAAGCTGCGCATCAAGGGCCGGGCCGAGCTGGTGAGGGGTACGGCGCCGGCTCCCGACCACCACGATCTGGCGGATCCCCGCGCGGGGTGACTGGGGGTGTCGTGAGTGGGAAACAGGGTTCTGGTCCTGTTTCCCACTCACGACCCCGGGTCAGAGCAGGGCGAACTTCTGGGCCGCGGAGCTGTTGCAGTCCCAGATCTGCAGCCGCGTCCCGTTGCCCGTCGCGCCGTTCGGCGAGTCGAGGCAGCGGCCGGACTGGGGGTTGCGCAGGGAGCCGTCGGCTTGCTGGGTCCACCCCTGGCCGCCGACGCCGTTGCAGTCCCACAGCTCGACCTGGGCGCCGTTCGCCGTGCCGTTGCCGACGACGTCCAGGCACCGGCCCAGCGTCCGCAGCGCGCCGCCGGACAGGTGGAACCAGTGCTGGTCCACCGCGAACGACTGGCAGTCCCACAGCTGCACGGCCGTCCCGTTCACGCCGTGGTCGTCGCCGGCCACGTCGACGCACTTGCCGCCCGGGCCGGTGATCGGGCCGCCGCCGGTGACCGAAAACTTCTGGGCCGCCGAGCTGTTGCAGTCCCAGATCTGCAGCCGGGTGCCGTTGGCGGTGGCGCCGTTCGGCGAGTCCACGCACCGGCCGGACTGCGGGTTGCGCAGCGAGCCGTCGGCCTGCTGCACCCACTTCTGGCCGCCCACGCCGTTGCAGTCCCAGAGTTCCAGCAGCGCGCCGCCCGCCGTGCCGTTGCCGACGACGTCGAGGCACCGGCCCAAAGTGGACAGTGACGAGTCCGCGTTGTGCGCCCAGTGCTGGTCGGAGGCGTTCGCCTGGCAGTCCCACAGCTGCACGGCGGTGCCGTTGCCACCGGTGTCGTCGCCCGCGACGTCGAGGCACTTGCCGCCGGGGCCGGAAACCGTGGCCGCGTAAGGCGGTGTGCCGGTCGACCCGGCATACCCGACGGAGACCACATTGGCCTGGACGGCGTCGTCCGCCGCGTCGGTCGGGTAGCCGGCGGTCATCACGCCCTCGAAGAACGAGCCGATGGACGCGTTGCTGTTGTCGCCGCCGGTGCCGAGCACGATCGAGCCCTCCTGG
Proteins encoded in this window:
- a CDS encoding arabinofuranosidase catalytic domain-containing protein, coding for MPRGRKILATLTTALLVLATMLGLSTASQAAGSLPCDIYGSAGTQCVAAHSTTRALYSAYAGNLYRVQRASDRAETNIGLLATGGYANAAAQDSFCAGTTCTITVIYDQSPRHNDLTVEGPGTAGGQDVAAIASALPVTAGGHKVYGVYVSPGTGYRHYVGAGVAVNGQPEGMYMVASGTHVNGGCCFDYGNVEAQIADTGNGHMDAVNLGTTCYFPPCTGIGPWVAGDLENGLFQGNRSNTANRGNATPFVTALLKNNGQTTFALKGGNSQSGGLTTWYNGALPSGGYTPMHQEGSIVLGTGGDNSNASIGSFFEGVMTAGYPTDAADDAVQANVVSVGYAGSTGTPPYAATVSGPGGKCLDVAGDDTGGNGTAVQLWDCQANASDQHWAHNADSSLSTLGRCLDVVGNGTAGGALLELWDCNGVGGQKWVQQADGSLRNPQSGRCVDSPNGATANGTRLQIWDCNSSAAQKFSVTGGGPITGPGGKCVDVAGDDHGVNGTAVQLWDCQSFAVDQHWFHLSGGALRTLGRCLDVVGNGTANGAQVELWDCNGVGGQGWTQQADGSLRNPQSGRCLDSPNGATGNGTRLQIWDCNSSAAQKFALL